In a single window of the Drosophila albomicans strain 15112-1751.03 chromosome 3, ASM965048v2, whole genome shotgun sequence genome:
- the LOC117568344 gene encoding protein scabrous-like, translating into MNRIIKYIFLILLVQQFSSVSAVIEETCELNREMGKQCGSMLDYFRQMKEEFQESVAKDRIIKDLREKLVQQEVNEALIKQLRSQIDYQKRIDSLTESNKKCKAELESKTMKLDSLEVELKELNSILTTKNKKIARMNISKKNSELQLTDQKNKIQETENNLKLCETEVEKLSKLESQVDLKKQTIDRLTTESNFSEECKDDLVDKSNKLEACEVQLSKLNSSLIEKDETISRNNEKIGSLMDSRKTVEWQLEGKQKELLIKKNDNRLCQEENDILNRTLRNNIPSNCTSFGGNYGIHKINVPGLGFFDVLCDSWLVIQQRIFSGEENFNRDWATYREGFGSLHSEFFLGLEKIHRMTSSRRHELYVHLVAKDGSIYTARYDDFKISDEDSGYVLNLGKWNSHDPITLSYHEGMKFTTFDRDNDMRDFNCASLTKYGWWHKACSFCNHNGMESNLICGVHIKEFKMLIRPI; encoded by the exons atgaatcgaattataaaatatatatttttgatactCTTAGTACAACAATTTTCTAGTGTTTCAGCTGTCATAGAGGAG ACTTGTGAGCTGAACCGAGAAATGGGAAAACAATGCGGCTCAATGTTAGACTACTTTCGTCAAATGAAAGAAGAGTTTCAAGAAAGCGTAGCAAAAGATAGAATTATAAAGGATTTAAGAGAAAAGTTGGTTCAACAGGAAGTGAATGAGGCATTAATAAAGCAATTACGATCTCAAATCGATTATCAAAAGAGAATAGATAGTCTAACTGAGAGCAATAAGAAATGCAAGGCCGAATTAGAGAGTAAAACCATGAAGTTAGATAGTTTAGAAGTTGAACTGAAAGAGCTAAATTCTATTCTTACcacaaagaataaaaaaattgctagAATGAAtatcagcaaaaaaaattcagAATTGCAGTTAACAGatcagaaaaacaaaatacaagaaaCAGAGAACAATCTTAAATTGTGTGAAACTGAAGTCGAGAAATTAAGTAAACTGGAATCTCAAGTTGATTTAAAGAAACAAACTATTGATAGACTAACAACAGAATCAAATTTTTCTGAAGAATGTAAAGACGATTTAGTAGATAAATCCAACAAATTAGAAGCTTGTGAGGTTCAATTGAGCAAACTAAATTCCAGTCTTATTGAAAAGGATGAAACTATTTCAAGAAATAACGAAAAGATCGGTAGTTTGATGGATAGTCGGAAAACAGTTGAGTGGCAGTTAGAGGGAAAGCAAAAAGAGttactaattaaaaaaaatgataaccGGTTATGTCAAGAAgaaaatgatatattaaatagaacaTTACGCAATAATATTCCATCAAATTGCACTTCCTTTGGAGGCAATTATGGAATTCATAAGATCAACGTTCCTGGTCTTGGTTTCTTCGATGTTCTTTGTGATAGTTGGTTAGTCATACAACAGCGAATTTTTAGTGGAGAGGAGAATTTCAATAGGGATTGGGCCACCTATCGCGAAGGATTCGGCTCCTTGCATAGCGAATTTTTCCTTGGGTTGGAGAAAATCCATCGTATGACGAGTTCTCGACGCCACGAGCTTTATGTGCACTTGGTTGCCAAAGATGGCAGCATTTACACCGCTCGTTATGACgatttcaaaatatctgatgaagaCAGTGGATACGTGCTGAATTTGGGTAAATGGAATTCCCATGATCCCATCACACTCAGCTACCATGAAGGCatgaaattcacaacattCGATCGAGACAATGACATGCGAGATTTTAATTGTGCCTCGTTAACCAAATACGGCTGGTGGCACAAAGCTTGCTCGTtttg TAATCACAATGGAATGGAGTCCAATTTAATATGTGGCGTCcatattaaagaatttaagaTGCTGATACGCCCCATATAA
- the LOC127565592 gene encoding ryncolin-1-like yields the protein MDSEFFLGLVKIHRMTSSRRHELYVHLVAKNGSNYTAHYDDFQISDENSGYALKLVKIFKAYSKGDIKLYEDMKFSTYDRDNDQHKDNCASLNKFGWWYNDCDICERSGLPSNLICGVHVKELTMMIRPI from the exons ATGGATAGCGAATTTTTCCTTGGACTGGTGAAAATTCATCGTATGACGAGTTCTCGACGCCACGAGCTTTATGTGCATTTGGTTGCCAAAAATGGCAGCAATTACACCGCTCATTATGACGATTTTCAAATATCTGATGAAAACAGTGGATACGCGCTGAAATTGGTTAAAATCTTTAAAGCGTACTCTAAAGGCGACATCAAACTATATGAAGATATGAAATTTTCAACATACGATCGAGACAATGACCAACATAAAGATAATTGTGCttctttaaacaaatttggCTGGTGGTATAATGACTGCGATATAtg TGAACGATCTGGACTCCCTTCTAATTTAATATGCGGCGTCCATGTTAAAGAACTTACTATGATGATACGCCcaatataa
- the LOC117568361 gene encoding angiopoietin-related protein 7-like, translated as MEQQCRSYTYSVVKPMLDYLRQVSEDLMESESKDRIIKDLREKLVQQEINEALIKELRSQIDFQKRIDSILTDSNEKCKDELASKSAELDRLNVEIKKLNSSLLDKDKEIAKINISDKSELKEPKKNIQTTDNSLQFSEKLQSQIDLLKQQLFEECKMNSAEKFNKLENCEHEFKKINSSPNKKDESVANNQKTVELQTEASQNKSEIIKLNNKIPSSCIPYVQGVHEISFDDLGSFDVLCDSQLVGPGAIVIQQRVGGDEDFNRDWATYREGFGSMQSDFFLGLEKIHRLTSSRPHELYVHLVALNGTAYYAHYDDFQIANERNGYRLRLGKYNGNASTDDCLRRHRSMKFSTYDRDNDVGYNYSCALNNHSGWWFEHCYQCNLNVRNGRELKWYSIDLKEVKMLIRPKQ; from the exons ATGGAACAACAGTGTCGCAGTTATACTTACTCCGTTGTTAAGCCTATGCTAGATTACTTGCGCCAAGTGAGCGAAGATTTAATGGAAAGTGAATCGAAAGATAGAATCATTAAGGACTTAAGAGAAAAGTTAGTTCAGCAGGAAATAAATGAGGCATTGATAAAAGAATTGCGATCTCAAATCGATTTCCAAAAGAGAATAGATAGTATTTTAACAGATAGCAATGAGAAATGTAAAGACGAATTAGCGAGTAAATCTGCGGAGTTAGATAGATTAAATGTTGAAAtcaaaaaactaaattcaaGTCTTCTTGATAAGGACAAAGAAATTGCAAAGATTAATATCAGTGATAAATCAGAATTAAAAGAGCCGAAAAAGAATATACAAACGACAGATAATAGTCTGCAATTTAGTGAGAAATTGCAGTCTCAGATTGATTTACTcaaacaacaactttttgaagaatgtaaaatgaattcagcagaaaaattcaacaaattagaaaattgtgAACATGaattcaagaaaataaattctagTCCTAATAAAAAGGATGAAAGTGTGGCAAATAATCAGAAAACTGTAGAGTTACAAACAGAGGCGAGTCAAAATAAGtcagaaattattaaattaaataataaaattccaTCAAGTTGTATTCCCTATGTCCAGGGTGTTCACGAAATCAGCTTTGATGATTTAGGTTCCTTTGATGTTCTATGCGATAGTCAGTTAGTTGGACCAGGTGCGATAGTCATACAACAGCGAGTTGGTGGAGATGAGGATTTCAATAGAGATTGGGCCACCTATCGTGAAGGATTCGGTTCCATGCAAAGCGACTTTTTCCTTGGATTGGAGAAAATCCATCGTCTGACAAGCTCTCGACCCCACGAGCTTTATGTGCATCTGGTTGCCTTAAATGGCACCGCATATTACGCTCATTACGACGACTTTCAAATAGCTAACGAAAGGAATGGTTACCGACTACGTTTGGGTAAATACAATGGAAACGCAAGCACTGACGATTGCCTTAGACGCCACCGAAGCATGAAATTCTCAACATACGATCGCGACAACGACGTTGGTTACAATTATAGCTGTGCTCTTAATAACCATTCTGGCTGGTGGTTTGAACATTGCTATCAGtg TAACTTAAATGTAAGAAATGGGAGAGAGCTAAAATGGTATTCGATTGACCTTAAAGAAGTTAAGATGCTTATTCGCCCCAAGCAATAA
- the LOC127565590 gene encoding uncharacterized protein LOC127565590 isoform X2, giving the protein MRRFLINVVVILLAQQFSAAAAFMDELNSSDHRDLTGGGNVSLGGETGILLAEFVRFIGGTLQIIPLSREEYFTNVTVGDRMIDFGANMLPSTEAPTGISPLVIATKYCLVVPFERQVPLSKFCTVFFRIPTLNVVSIIILIVVALIKRFINPHKPIADIIYMSFQVHWGQAIPIRTINRMGIAEKILTICGLIFNLYITTILSCILATTLTTGNRMPEIIDIESFVANDISIMISENQMKELSQVDNIPVELSRRMFVVPQEILERHLNSLNDSYVYLMEPQRFAQMKFMQQRLRRPKLKMAPEPLCTLDLYLRLPIRQELSFLLVLTRFVQDATESGLREKWMQMGFEQLKQANMIRQAPYDPPSLRGLSLSFFTFGFQIYATGIILSLIVMLIECIYGYWLKRSNNYNNVIIV; this is encoded by the exons ATGAGACGTTTTCTAATAAATGTAGTTGTGATACTTTTAGCACAACAATTCtccgctgctgcagcttttATGGACGAG ttAAACTCTAGCGATCATCGGGATTTAACTGGAGGTGGAAACGTAAGCCTTGGAGGCGAAACCGGGATTTTGTTGGCCGAGTTTGTTCGCTTCATTGGCGGAACGTTGCAGATCATTCCACTGTCAAGAGAAGAATATTTTACCAATGTGACAGTTGGCGATAGAATGATTGATTTTGGTGCTAATATGCTGCCTAGTACGGAAGCTCCCACCGGAATTAGTCCTCTGGTGATAGccacaaaatattgtttagtcGTACCCTTTGAACGTCAGGTGCCTCTATCAAAATTTTGCACAGTTTTCTTTAGGATTCCCACTTTAAATGTAGTCTCCATAATTATTCTTATTGTCGTGGCACTAATCAAACGATTTATAAATCCACACAAGCCTATTGCtgatataatttatatgtcATTTCAAGTCCATTGGGGACAGGCGATACCAATTCGAACCATTAATCGTATGGGTATAGCCGAAAAGATTCTGACAATTTGCGGATTGATCTTTAATCTCTatataacaacaattttatcTTGCATCTTGGCCACGACACTAACTACAGGCAATCGTATGCCTGAAATTATCGACATTGAATCATTTGTGGCAAACGACATCAGTAtcatgatttctgaaaatcaGATGAAGGAACTCTCGCAAGTCGATAATATTCCTGTGGAATTATCCAGGCGTATGTTTGTTGTGCCTCAGGAAATACTTGAGCGACATTTAAATTCCCTTAACGATAGTTACGTATACCTAATGGAACCACAACGATTTGCACAAATGAAGTTTATGCAACAGCGCTTGCGGCGACCCAAACTAAAAATGGCACCCGAACCTCTATGCACTCTCGATCTATATCTCCGATTGCCCATTCGACAAGAATTAAGTTTCCTGTTGGTTTTGACACGCTTTGTTCAAGATGCCACAGAATCGGGACTGAGAGAGAAATGGATGCAAATGGGATTTGAGCAGTTAAAGCAGGCAAATATGATTCGACAAGCTCCTTACGATCCACCTTCATTGAGGGGCCTTTCACTATCATTCTTTACATTTGGGTTCCAGATTTATGCTACTGGCATAATATTGAGCCTGATTGTTATGCTAATTGAATGTATCTATGGCTACTGGTTAAAACGAtctaataattataataatgtaataatagtataa
- the LOC127565590 gene encoding uncharacterized protein LOC127565590 isoform X1 yields the protein MSSVGFYLWCCCILATIHFGHNSLKPVDKSGCEFDNVIHIISMFQPFMHFNNFVLFVGHSHEAKGSAIATSLHRSVMHTFGRPVIVAGCDTGPLNHIITTYNLGLVLFTGIQDPILNVVINALGKNSISTIPILFVYKSSDGLPLTANGRAEFFHWCLKYDFRNTMITFENKTHDLELWTYEMYDDMLIHRVTQIPNSFKRNHQSLIYQRQLKVAVYQNLPFAFVLNSSDHRDLTGGGNVSLGGETGILLAEFVRFIGGTLQIIPLSREEYFTNVTVGDRMIDFGANMLPSTEAPTGISPLVIATKYCLVVPFERQVPLSKFCTVFFRIPTLNVVSIIILIVVALIKRFINPHKPIADIIYMSFQVHWGQAIPIRTINRMGIAEKILTICGLIFNLYITTILSCILATTLTTGNRMPEIIDIESFVANDISIMISENQMKELSQVDNIPVELSRRMFVVPQEILERHLNSLNDSYVYLMEPQRFAQMKFMQQRLRRPKLKMAPEPLCTLDLYLRLPIRQELSFLLVLTRFVQDATESGLREKWMQMGFEQLKQANMIRQAPYDPPSLRGLSLSFFTFGFQIYATGIILSLIVMLIECIYGYWLKRSNNYNNVIIV from the exons ATGTCGAGTGTTGGCTTTTATCTCTGGTGCTGTTGTATTTTGGCTACAATTCATTTTGGTCACAATTCATTGAAACCTGTCGATAAAAGTGGCTGTGAATTTGACAATGTTATTCACATAATTTCAATGTTTCAACCCTTTATGCATTTCAACAACTTTGTGTTATTTGTGGGACATTCGCATGAGGCTAAAGGAAGCGCAATTGCCACATCTCTTCATCGCAGTGTCATGCACACTTTCGGCCGTCCAGTGATTGTTGCTGGCTGTGATACTGGGCCACTTAATCATATTATTACCACTTACAATTTAGGCCTGGTTCTCTTCACTGGCATTCAAGATCCCATACTCAATGTGGTTATAAACGCATTGGGCAAAAATTCGATCTCGACGATTCCGATTCTCTTCGTATACAAATCGTCAGATGGTTTACCACTCACAGCAAATGGGAGAGCTGAATTTTTTCATTGGTGTTTGAAATACGATTTCCGAAATACGATGATAACTTTCGAAAACAAGACTCATGATCTGGAACTGTGGACATATGAGATGTATGATGACATGCTAATACATCGAGTAACACAAATACCGAACAGCTTTAAAAGAAATCACCAATCATTGATATATCAACGTCAGCTGAAGGTTGCTGTATATCAAAATTTGCCGTTTGCTTTTGTG ttAAACTCTAGCGATCATCGGGATTTAACTGGAGGTGGAAACGTAAGCCTTGGAGGCGAAACCGGGATTTTGTTGGCCGAGTTTGTTCGCTTCATTGGCGGAACGTTGCAGATCATTCCACTGTCAAGAGAAGAATATTTTACCAATGTGACAGTTGGCGATAGAATGATTGATTTTGGTGCTAATATGCTGCCTAGTACGGAAGCTCCCACCGGAATTAGTCCTCTGGTGATAGccacaaaatattgtttagtcGTACCCTTTGAACGTCAGGTGCCTCTATCAAAATTTTGCACAGTTTTCTTTAGGATTCCCACTTTAAATGTAGTCTCCATAATTATTCTTATTGTCGTGGCACTAATCAAACGATTTATAAATCCACACAAGCCTATTGCtgatataatttatatgtcATTTCAAGTCCATTGGGGACAGGCGATACCAATTCGAACCATTAATCGTATGGGTATAGCCGAAAAGATTCTGACAATTTGCGGATTGATCTTTAATCTCTatataacaacaattttatcTTGCATCTTGGCCACGACACTAACTACAGGCAATCGTATGCCTGAAATTATCGACATTGAATCATTTGTGGCAAACGACATCAGTAtcatgatttctgaaaatcaGATGAAGGAACTCTCGCAAGTCGATAATATTCCTGTGGAATTATCCAGGCGTATGTTTGTTGTGCCTCAGGAAATACTTGAGCGACATTTAAATTCCCTTAACGATAGTTACGTATACCTAATGGAACCACAACGATTTGCACAAATGAAGTTTATGCAACAGCGCTTGCGGCGACCCAAACTAAAAATGGCACCCGAACCTCTATGCACTCTCGATCTATATCTCCGATTGCCCATTCGACAAGAATTAAGTTTCCTGTTGGTTTTGACACGCTTTGTTCAAGATGCCACAGAATCGGGACTGAGAGAGAAATGGATGCAAATGGGATTTGAGCAGTTAAAGCAGGCAAATATGATTCGACAAGCTCCTTACGATCCACCTTCATTGAGGGGCCTTTCACTATCATTCTTTACATTTGGGTTCCAGATTTATGCTACTGGCATAATATTGAGCCTGATTGTTATGCTAATTGAATGTATCTATGGCTACTGGTTAAAACGAtctaataattataataatgtaataatagtataa
- the LOC127565590 gene encoding uncharacterized protein LOC127565590 isoform X3: protein MRRFLINVVVILLAQQFSAAAAFMDETCELNREMEQQCRSYTYSVVKPMLDYLHQVSEELQESKSKDEIIKDLREKLAQQEINEALINEMRSQIDFQKRIDSLTKSNKKCKAELASKSAELDRLNVEMKKLSSSLLDKDKEIVKINISNSGVTIRADL from the exons ATGAGACGTTTTCTAATAAATGTAGTTGTGATACTTTTAGCACAACAATTCtccgctgctgcagcttttATGGACGAG ACTTGTGAACTGAACCGAGAAATGGAACAACAGTGTCGCAGTTATACTTACTCCGTTGTTAAGCCTATGCTAGACTACTTGCACCAAGTGAGCGAAGAGCTACAagaaagcaaatcaaaagaTGAAATCATAAAGGACTTAAGAGAAAAGTTAGCTCAGCAGGAAATAAATGAGGCATTGATAAATGAAATGCGATCTCAAATTGATTTCCAAAAGAGAATAGATAGTCTAACTAAGAGCAATAAGAAATGCAAGGCCGAATTAGCGAGTAAATCTGCGGAGTTAGATAGATTGAATGTTGAAATGAAGAAACTAAGTTCTAGCCTTCTTGATAAGGACaaagaaattgtaaaaattaatatcaGCAACAGTGGAGTTACAATTAGAGCCGATCTTTAA
- the LOC127565590 gene encoding uncharacterized protein LOC127565590 isoform X4, whose protein sequence is MNRIIKTVVLILLLQKLSTAEAFMDETCELNREMEQQCRSYTYSVVKPMLDYLHQVSEELQESKSKDEIIKDLREKLAQQEINEALINEMRSQIDFQKRIDSLTKSNKKCKAELASKSAELDRLNVEMKKLSSSLLDKDKEIVKINISNSGVTIRADL, encoded by the exons atgaatcgAATTATAAAAACTGTTGTTTTGATACTCTTATTACAAAAACTTTCTACTGCTGAAGCTTTTATGGACGAG ACTTGTGAACTGAACCGAGAAATGGAACAACAGTGTCGCAGTTATACTTACTCCGTTGTTAAGCCTATGCTAGACTACTTGCACCAAGTGAGCGAAGAGCTACAagaaagcaaatcaaaagaTGAAATCATAAAGGACTTAAGAGAAAAGTTAGCTCAGCAGGAAATAAATGAGGCATTGATAAATGAAATGCGATCTCAAATTGATTTCCAAAAGAGAATAGATAGTCTAACTAAGAGCAATAAGAAATGCAAGGCCGAATTAGCGAGTAAATCTGCGGAGTTAGATAGATTGAATGTTGAAATGAAGAAACTAAGTTCTAGCCTTCTTGATAAGGACaaagaaattgtaaaaattaatatcaGCAACAGTGGAGTTACAATTAGAGCCGATCTTTAA
- the LOC117568355 gene encoding methylenetetrahydrofolate reductase-like, with translation MHPIDLATTNSLRPTSPLPASIQPCFKFTGDQQELTPSIAELVAQKTAQKEFFYGIEIMAQNEGKAHCVDFHDFLPLLPSFISFVWLKQFTDAIRRTGNFDDVTSIQLIPHLNSHIAAMPHLSLYRLTQQHVDAFAALNLSNVLVVRGDSLDEQQDYRYAYQVVEYLRRVRGDNISIAVGGYPEGYTSLTSDAPNKTQDMKYLKQKIDVGANLIITQLCYSGDKIIEFIKDARIAGITVPILVGIIVPYSFANYQIIERITGVRLSPEARIEVEQLSSDDTKVKDYFVQLMVRIIQQILEADLGIYGIQFFTLNHIEPTVEVLRELRLRGIPKETAADD, from the exons ATGCACCCCATCGATTTGGCTACAACAAACAGCCTGCGACCAACATCGCCATTGCCAGCTAGCATTCAGCCATGCTTTAAGTTCACCGGCGATCAGCAGGAATTAACGCCAAGCATTGCTGAGCTTGTGGCCCAGAAGACGGCGCAGAAGGAATTCTTCTATGGCATCGAGATAATGGCCCAAAACGAGGGGAAAGCCCATTGTGTGGACTTTCATGActttttgccgctgctgccctCGTTCATTAGCTTTGTGTGGCTGAAGCAGTTTACCGATGCCATTCGACGCACTGGCAACTTTGATGACGTGACCAGCATCCAATTGATTCCCCACCTCAACTCTCACATTGCCGCGATGCCGCATCTGTCTCTCTATCGTCTAACCCAACAGCATGTGGATGCGTTTGCGGCACTGAATCTCAGCAATGTGCTCGTCGTCCGTGGCGATAGTTTGGATGAGCAGCAGGACTATCGTTATGCCTATCAGGTGGTGGAGTATCTGCGACGTGTCCGGGGAG ATAATATCTCAATTGCTGTCGGCGGTTATCCCGAAGGCTACACGAGCTTGACCAGCGATGCTCCGAATAAGACCCAAGACATGAAGTACTTGAAGCAAAAG ATTGATGTCGGTGCCAATTTGATTATCACACAATTGTGTTACTCTGGCGACAAAATCATAGAGTTCATAAAGGACGCCCGTATTGCAGGAATTACGGTTCCGATTTTGGTTGGCATTATAGTGCCGTATTCCTTTGCCAACTATCAGATTATCGAGCGAATTACTGGAGTTCGTCTCTCGCCTGAGGCACGAATTGAAGTGGAGCAGCTGAGCAGCGATGACACTAAGGTGAAGGATTATTTTGTGCAATTGATGGTGCGAATTATACAACAGATATTGGAGGCTGACTTGGGAATATATGGTATTCAATTCTTTACGCTCAATCATATTGAACCCACTGTTGAGGTGTTGCGTGAGCTGCGCTTGAGGGGAATACCCAAGGAGACGGCAGCTGATGATTAG